A genomic region of Salinibacter pepae contains the following coding sequences:
- a CDS encoding haloacid dehalogenase type II: MPLAPDDYDVLTFDCYGTLVDWADGIATALRPILRAHDVELEDEALFRHHREFERDVESGSYVKYKEVLGRVLRRFGDRFGFTPTNVETERFVGSVRNWPLFPDTNASLRRLSASFRLAVISNVDDDLFHDTARHLSVDFDDVITSERVRAYKPALDPFETAFTRLGVPPNRLLHVAQSVYHDVNPAGRLGIDCVRVRRYDDRFDPPAPQTDPVHTVPDLAPLADELLD, translated from the coding sequence ATGCCCCTCGCTCCCGACGACTACGACGTGCTTACGTTCGACTGCTACGGCACCCTCGTCGACTGGGCCGACGGCATCGCCACGGCGCTGCGGCCCATTCTCCGCGCCCACGACGTCGAACTCGAGGACGAGGCGCTCTTCCGGCACCACAGGGAGTTCGAGCGGGACGTGGAGTCCGGCAGCTACGTCAAATACAAAGAGGTGCTGGGGCGCGTCCTGCGGCGGTTCGGGGACCGGTTCGGATTTACCCCGACCAACGTGGAGACGGAGCGGTTCGTCGGGTCGGTACGGAACTGGCCCCTGTTCCCGGACACGAATGCGTCCCTCCGGCGGCTGAGCGCGTCGTTTCGGCTCGCCGTCATCTCGAACGTGGACGACGACCTCTTCCACGATACGGCCCGCCACCTCAGCGTGGACTTCGACGACGTCATCACGAGCGAACGGGTGCGGGCCTACAAGCCGGCGCTCGACCCCTTCGAGACGGCATTCACGCGGCTCGGCGTGCCGCCCAATCGGCTCCTGCACGTCGCCCAGAGCGTGTACCACGACGTGAACCCCGCGGGGCGACTCGGCATTGACTGCGTCCGGGTCCGGCGCTACGACGACCGGTTTGACCCGCCGGCGCCCCAGACGGATCCGGTGCACACGGTGCCCGACCTCGCACCCCTCGCCGATGAACTCCTCGACTGA
- a CDS encoding MFS transporter: MKLWSYQGAVLGACTLAFFATMAARLAISPVVPAIGDAFGVSNSAVGLALTGMWMAYAASQFPSGLLADRYGERRIILVAVGGTALASALVAMAPTYPVFLVGTVVLGGVAGLHFSVATSLLTRTIPNTGSAIGLHTAGAPVAGVLVPLAAGSIGVWLDWRWAVALGAAIALPSALLFGMVVRPIAPVRPDESPWSRLRLGPLLELLGRPPIALTAGLSVVGAFVWQATASFLPAFLIEYQGYGEAGAGALFSAYFVVQGLTQPLLGTLSDRVGRYPAATAAVGVGVVGYTGLVAGGGPWIVGGATLCAGLAMGWGAALLPKFMDHLGEEERSAGFGLIRTAYMVLGASGSVVTGAVADLLGWGSAFLALAGLLGGMLLVLLYGMRRARTDAAQRVVP, encoded by the coding sequence GTGAAACTGTGGTCGTACCAGGGGGCCGTCCTCGGGGCGTGCACCCTGGCCTTCTTCGCGACGATGGCCGCGCGGCTGGCCATCAGTCCGGTCGTGCCCGCCATCGGCGACGCGTTTGGGGTGTCCAACAGTGCGGTCGGCCTGGCCCTCACGGGCATGTGGATGGCGTACGCGGCCTCGCAGTTTCCGAGTGGGCTGCTGGCCGACCGGTACGGGGAGCGGCGCATTATCCTCGTGGCGGTGGGGGGGACGGCCCTGGCGAGCGCGCTGGTGGCGATGGCGCCGACCTATCCCGTCTTTCTCGTCGGGACGGTGGTGCTGGGGGGCGTCGCCGGGCTCCACTTCAGCGTCGCCACGTCGCTTTTGACCCGGACCATCCCGAACACCGGCTCCGCAATTGGGCTTCACACCGCGGGGGCGCCGGTGGCGGGCGTGCTGGTTCCGCTGGCCGCGGGAAGCATCGGGGTGTGGCTGGACTGGCGGTGGGCCGTGGCGTTGGGGGCCGCCATTGCGCTCCCGAGCGCCCTCCTCTTCGGGATGGTGGTTCGCCCCATCGCGCCGGTGCGGCCCGACGAGTCGCCCTGGAGCCGCCTTCGCCTCGGGCCGTTGCTCGAACTGCTCGGGCGTCCGCCCATCGCGCTCACGGCGGGGCTCTCCGTCGTGGGGGCCTTCGTGTGGCAGGCCACCGCTTCGTTTCTGCCGGCGTTTCTCATCGAGTATCAGGGCTACGGGGAGGCGGGCGCCGGCGCGCTCTTTTCGGCCTACTTCGTGGTGCAGGGCCTCACCCAGCCGCTGCTGGGCACCCTCTCGGACCGCGTGGGCCGGTACCCGGCGGCCACCGCCGCCGTAGGGGTCGGGGTGGTGGGCTACACGGGGCTCGTCGCGGGGGGCGGGCCGTGGATCGTGGGCGGGGCGACCCTCTGTGCCGGATTGGCGATGGGGTGGGGCGCGGCCCTGCTGCCCAAGTTCATGGACCATCTGGGGGAGGAGGAGCGCAGTGCGGGCTTCGGGCTCATCCGGACGGCCTACATGGTGCTGGGGGCCAGTGGCAGCGTCGTGACCGGCGCGGTGGCCGACCTGCTGGGGTGGGGCTCGGCCTTCCTCGCCCTGGCGGGGCTGCTGGGAGGAATGCTTCTGGTGCTCCTGTACGGAATGCGGCGCGCCCGAACGGATGCGGCGCAGCGGGTTGTCCCTTGA
- a CDS encoding BamA/OMP85 family outer membrane protein, whose protein sequence is MLSSLPAASDAGRPLVLLLLVLLAGWAVGPPRVLAQAPLRAADVNTSVQEVSFRFVDQQTFDPDRLREQIGTAGPGTLTRLRNRLSFLPGLQANYPAFDPVMLQKDVVRLRQFYRQNGFPSPDIDYPASQLDSARNRIHVVFTIREGPSLQIRNVDFLEAASRAPFGPTLPEDLRGDWAAFRRGEVGAGGRYTDFERTQIEDEVQGWLRDHGFAFARVRSSASVDTTAYAADLRFLVDPGPRAVFSDIRVEGNASVDRSIILRELPFSVGDRFSADAVTEGQQKLFDLSLFRVALADVPSQPRDSTATVRYRVRERALRSYSGQVGYDTRSGVTADGSWRHRNFYGNARTFLVNLTAETGYPENVPEFLPGFLARSSSQELSRRFRASVTLRQPFLLSEDVSGSLSPFVQERLNPALAPNPSRPLDLNERQFGLESTLVYDFLPYRTLSLQHSVSRTQQFLVSGAENPNRTNGALTGEDDLFNKSIFTLNGTFGDADDFLNPTTGYIIRPTIQLGGVFLRSGVEFAQVSTELSGYLPVSPYVELAGRVFAGSTWPFGESLENLTLPATPSDADRRKNLIYQNRFSDNVFYAGGGSDVRGWASRLAGGKVLRKSSVLREGFAYRPIGARSKVGLSLEARFPLPGLGASWRTAAFLDGAYVTSGALDLTPPANAPSIISGPDGTPVRTDPSQVLVGTGAGLRYETSFGFLRIDLAYKLTPDALDLRAAEDVGRNATAEAPMPLSEVDTRTLRRFRVHFGIGRSF, encoded by the coding sequence GTGCTGTCTTCCTTGCCGGCCGCTTCGGACGCCGGGCGGCCCCTCGTGCTGTTGCTGCTTGTACTGCTCGCCGGATGGGCTGTAGGCCCGCCCCGGGTCCTCGCTCAGGCCCCGCTCCGCGCCGCCGACGTCAATACGTCGGTCCAGGAGGTGTCCTTCCGGTTTGTGGACCAGCAAACCTTCGACCCGGATCGGCTTCGGGAACAGATCGGCACCGCAGGCCCCGGGACCCTCACGCGCTTGCGCAACCGCCTTTCGTTCCTTCCGGGCCTACAGGCGAACTACCCGGCGTTCGACCCGGTGATGCTCCAGAAAGATGTCGTTCGTCTGCGGCAGTTTTACCGGCAGAACGGGTTTCCGTCCCCGGACATCGACTATCCGGCCTCCCAGCTCGATTCCGCGCGCAACCGGATCCACGTCGTCTTTACCATTCGGGAGGGGCCCTCTCTCCAGATCCGTAACGTCGACTTCCTGGAGGCCGCGAGCCGGGCTCCGTTCGGGCCGACCCTGCCCGAGGACCTGCGGGGCGACTGGGCGGCGTTTCGGCGCGGCGAGGTGGGCGCCGGCGGACGGTACACCGACTTCGAGCGGACCCAAATCGAGGACGAGGTGCAGGGATGGCTCCGGGACCACGGCTTTGCGTTCGCCCGGGTCCGCTCGTCCGCGTCGGTCGACACGACCGCGTACGCCGCGGACCTGCGCTTCCTGGTCGACCCGGGGCCCCGCGCCGTGTTTTCCGACATCCGGGTGGAGGGCAACGCGTCGGTCGACCGCTCCATCATTCTCCGGGAGCTGCCGTTTTCCGTGGGGGACCGGTTTTCCGCCGACGCCGTCACGGAGGGACAGCAGAAGCTGTTCGACCTGAGCCTCTTCCGCGTGGCCCTGGCCGACGTGCCGAGTCAGCCCCGCGACAGCACGGCCACGGTTCGGTATCGGGTCCGGGAACGCGCACTTCGGAGCTACTCCGGCCAGGTTGGGTACGACACGCGCTCGGGGGTGACGGCGGACGGAAGCTGGCGCCACCGCAACTTCTACGGCAACGCCCGCACCTTCCTGGTAAACCTGACCGCCGAGACCGGATACCCCGAAAACGTGCCGGAATTTCTGCCCGGGTTTCTGGCCCGGTCGTCGTCGCAGGAGCTGAGCCGACGGTTTCGGGCGTCGGTCACCCTCCGCCAGCCGTTCCTCTTGTCGGAGGACGTCTCCGGGTCGCTCTCGCCGTTCGTTCAGGAACGCCTGAACCCTGCCCTCGCCCCGAACCCGTCCCGCCCCTTGGACCTGAACGAGCGCCAGTTCGGGCTCGAATCCACGCTGGTGTACGACTTCCTGCCGTACCGCACCCTTTCGTTGCAACACTCGGTGTCCCGCACCCAGCAGTTTTTGGTCTCGGGGGCGGAAAATCCGAACCGTACAAACGGGGCCCTCACTGGCGAGGACGACCTGTTCAACAAGAGCATTTTCACGTTGAACGGGACGTTCGGCGACGCGGATGATTTCTTGAATCCGACGACAGGATACATCATCCGGCCTACGATTCAGCTGGGCGGGGTCTTTCTACGGTCCGGGGTCGAGTTCGCGCAGGTGAGCACTGAACTGAGCGGATACCTTCCGGTGTCCCCGTACGTGGAGCTGGCGGGCCGTGTCTTCGCCGGGTCGACCTGGCCGTTCGGGGAGAGCCTCGAGAACTTGACCCTGCCCGCCACCCCCTCCGACGCGGACCGCCGCAAAAACCTAATCTACCAGAACCGCTTCTCGGATAACGTTTTCTACGCGGGGGGCGGAAGCGACGTCCGGGGGTGGGCCTCGCGCCTCGCGGGCGGCAAGGTGCTGCGGAAATCGAGCGTCCTCCGCGAGGGCTTTGCGTACCGCCCGATCGGGGCCCGCAGCAAGGTGGGATTGAGCCTGGAAGCCCGGTTCCCCCTTCCCGGCCTCGGGGCGAGCTGGCGCACCGCCGCGTTTCTCGACGGCGCCTACGTCACCTCGGGCGCGCTCGACCTCACGCCCCCGGCCAACGCCCCGTCCATTATTTCGGGCCCGGACGGGACCCCGGTCCGCACGGATCCGTCGCAGGTCCTGGTGGGAACCGGGGCCGGCCTCCGCTACGAGACCTCGTTCGGGTTCCTCCGGATCGACCTCGCGTACAAGCTGACCCCCGACGCGCTGGACCTCCGCGCGGCGGAGGACGTCGGCCGGAACGCAACGGCGGAGGCCCCGATGCCGCTGTCGGAGGTCGATACGCGCACCCTGCGCCGGTTCCGCGTTCACTTCGGCATCGGCCGGTCGTTCTGA
- a CDS encoding translocation/assembly module TamB domain-containing protein — protein sequence MAPDSNSPDAGSDAPADASAGSRLRRWGRRLLWGVGGVGGTVVVVVGLVLIGLQTETGATAAAQFLARQANPLPQTTLTVERASGSWVQSLRLADVSLTRPAPGRAAPATMAHVDSLAVEYRPWALLRGRLHLTAVSVHGPSATLRQAADSTWDWARHLPAPAPASEDTGAALPIRVDRLRVSAGAFAAQFYAGGRDSTARVRGITVRARDLYYGLSVGGRLDTLGLRGRLPPDTTDLRLAARGAVSERRVALDTLRLTSPRSAVQGGGTARLPAAPGDSLDDVALSVRADPLVLGDLTAFAPFLEVDPREALDLRAQLTGSEDRLALTTDVTVRNGGGRFTAEATATPRTTSSPGASPLKYRIDAQAQRLTTSLLGESDPTQNSITAAVTGALKGPASDSLSGTLSASVTDTRFQGLGVPDATLESTVQAGTATLDLQGTVNDVRLSVAGSARPFDVAPSVDLRAQVQDLTLAAVAPNADLEGSFTATAQVQGRSITTDTAAYDADVRLRDSRLGTQVIESGRLAAALRPRAARVDGAVRFPTGRLRAAGHAALDGSERFVLETGRLEAVDLAALAGDTTDSRVTATLTGEGQGFAPGTMDGQATLSVEESHYGPHRLSAMTATARLRDGAVTADASAQLNGSTWTLAATARPFASRPTVALTEGRFQNVDLGPFLQDSTQSTALHGTVQGRLRGTRPDSLSLNVGLALDTSRVNRQPITSAALDASLQNGTLRSTLGLDTPAGAVELPLRARPFDDVPSYQVRGGHFDNIDVGALAGLASLNTALSGTLTLDGQGVRLPELDLDSELTLRPSTLNQASADGRLSVTTTQGRVAADGQFSLAGGALQLRGHLDSLAQTPTYALRTAARSVDLSALAGLDSTQARLHTAAWRVKGRGLRPDSLQASTRFAADSVRVGALRLSSARMTGRLDRGLFRVDTLGVQSNVGAGHGQGPLALAPGAGSSDFDLSARVTDVAPLRGLAGLSSLTLRTGRLTAHVYGSSEAQRFDGTVAVDGLIYDDLRLSDATALFAGRRGTTQLLDHLTVTGTAGYLSAFDFTATRTRIDADYDGTAVNLSTDVQLDAERRVQVDAGIRPTADSTIIDLQTLTARLGPDRWSLRRPTSVAIGDAYRVEDLLLESGAQRIEASGVVAPTGTQAFDAAFEQVRLRGIAPLLGLSGLGGAATGRLRLTGKASAPVLDGTLDLNVRSEDRRVGTLQLDVGYEDLTADLDARLAHEDGSVLTVNGSVPTDLRLQAPTPASISDRPVQLEASTDQFPLDWVDPFFDPTTVRSIAGTLTADARVQGTLGSPSLSGSASVTDAGAAIPALNATYDGGTARLALSGNELTLERARLRTPNGGSLRADGTISLPELTVGEYDLALNASEFLAINTPAYRRAVIDGDMTLRGTVRRPVLSGGLQVQSANVYYAEALAESAAAMGAVELTTQDQLTLEERFGLRLTAADTTTFDAYEALALDLAVQIQSNTWLRSSSNPELNVQFTGDLDVQKAALDDPQVFGTIDVVEQRSTLRQFGQEFQITEGSLTFNGDPFTPYLDLSAVYDQRAQGSQSSEVRITLSLSGRPDNLSPALSSEPTMSTRNIFSYLATGRPADALFSGSSEGGSLATQVALGQASNFVENLAASELGLDVVRLDVRTEGTSYLTVGRYLTPRFFASIEQPVLAPSSQTSTQSTALIPDVTLEYQLTNYLQLRSRSNQQSLQFNLLFEYAY from the coding sequence GTGGCCCCTGATTCCAATTCACCAGACGCTGGATCCGACGCGCCGGCCGACGCGTCCGCCGGCTCGCGCCTCCGCCGATGGGGGCGCCGCCTGCTGTGGGGCGTAGGCGGTGTGGGGGGCACGGTCGTCGTGGTCGTGGGCCTCGTGCTGATCGGGCTCCAGACGGAGACCGGCGCCACCGCGGCGGCGCAGTTCCTCGCGCGCCAGGCCAACCCCCTTCCACAGACCACCCTCACCGTCGAGCGGGCGTCCGGCAGCTGGGTCCAGTCGCTCCGCCTCGCGGACGTGTCCCTCACGCGACCGGCCCCCGGCCGGGCCGCCCCCGCGACGATGGCGCACGTCGACTCGTTGGCGGTGGAGTACCGCCCGTGGGCCCTGCTTCGGGGCCGGCTCCACCTGACGGCGGTATCGGTCCACGGCCCCTCCGCGACCCTGCGCCAGGCCGCCGATTCGACGTGGGACTGGGCGCGCCACCTGCCCGCCCCGGCCCCCGCGTCCGAGGACACGGGCGCGGCGCTTCCGATCCGGGTGGACCGGCTTCGGGTCTCGGCAGGGGCGTTTGCGGCGCAGTTCTACGCCGGGGGGCGCGACTCGACGGCCCGGGTTCGGGGCATCACCGTGCGGGCCCGGGATCTCTACTACGGGCTCTCGGTGGGCGGCCGGCTCGACACGCTCGGCCTGCGCGGCCGCCTGCCCCCCGATACGACGGACCTGCGACTGGCGGCGCGGGGGGCGGTGTCGGAGCGGCGGGTGGCCCTCGACACGCTGCGGCTCACCTCTCCCCGCAGTGCGGTTCAGGGCGGCGGCACGGCCCGCCTGCCGGCCGCCCCCGGCGACTCGCTGGACGACGTGGCCCTTTCGGTCCGGGCCGACCCGCTCGTCCTGGGCGACCTTACGGCGTTCGCCCCGTTTCTGGAGGTGGACCCACGCGAGGCCCTTGACCTTCGCGCCCAACTCACGGGCTCTGAGGACCGACTCGCCCTCACGACGGACGTCACGGTGCGCAACGGCGGGGGGCGCTTCACCGCCGAGGCGACGGCGACGCCCCGCACCACGTCGTCGCCCGGCGCCTCCCCGCTGAAGTACCGGATCGATGCGCAGGCGCAGCGCCTCACGACGAGCCTGCTTGGGGAAAGCGACCCCACTCAGAACAGCATCACGGCCGCCGTCACGGGGGCCCTGAAGGGGCCGGCGTCCGACTCCCTCAGCGGAACCCTGTCGGCGTCGGTCACCGACACGCGGTTCCAGGGCTTGGGGGTCCCCGACGCAACCCTCGAATCGACCGTCCAGGCCGGAACCGCCACCCTCGACCTGCAGGGGACGGTGAACGACGTTCGACTCTCGGTCGCCGGATCCGCTCGTCCCTTCGACGTGGCCCCCTCGGTGGACCTGCGTGCGCAGGTGCAAGACCTCACACTGGCGGCCGTGGCCCCGAACGCGGACCTCGAGGGATCCTTCACGGCCACGGCCCAGGTGCAGGGCCGGTCCATCACGACGGACACCGCCGCGTACGACGCCGACGTGCGCCTCCGGGACTCCCGCCTCGGGACGCAGGTGATCGAGTCGGGGCGCCTCGCGGCCGCGCTGCGGCCCCGGGCGGCCCGTGTGGACGGCGCCGTCCGGTTCCCGACGGGTCGGCTTCGGGCGGCCGGGCACGCCGCCCTGGACGGGTCCGAGCGCTTCGTTCTGGAAACGGGGCGCCTGGAAGCGGTGGACCTGGCGGCCCTGGCCGGCGACACGACCGACAGCCGCGTGACGGCGACCCTGACGGGGGAGGGACAAGGCTTCGCCCCTGGCACGATGGACGGGCAGGCCACCCTCTCCGTTGAAGAGTCGCACTACGGGCCGCACCGGCTCTCCGCGATGACGGCCACCGCACGCCTCCGTGACGGGGCGGTCACCGCGGACGCCTCCGCTCAACTAAATGGCAGTACGTGGACGCTCGCGGCCACTGCCCGCCCCTTTGCGTCCCGTCCGACGGTGGCCCTCACGGAGGGCCGCTTCCAAAACGTAGACCTCGGCCCGTTCCTGCAGGACTCGACGCAGTCGACTGCCCTCCACGGCACAGTTCAGGGACGGCTCCGGGGCACCCGCCCCGACAGCCTGTCCCTGAACGTGGGGCTCGCCCTCGATACCTCCCGCGTGAACCGGCAGCCCATCACGTCGGCCGCCCTGGATGCGTCGCTGCAAAACGGCACCCTCCGCTCCACCCTGGGGCTGGACACCCCCGCGGGGGCCGTCGAGCTTCCGCTTCGGGCCCGCCCGTTCGACGATGTGCCCTCCTACCAGGTTCGGGGCGGGCACTTCGACAACATCGACGTGGGGGCCCTCGCCGGGCTGGCGTCCCTGAACACGGCCCTCTCGGGGACCCTCACCCTGGATGGCCAGGGCGTACGGCTCCCCGAGCTCGACCTGGACTCGGAATTGACGCTCCGCCCGTCCACCCTGAATCAGGCGTCCGCGGACGGTCGCCTCTCCGTGACGACGACGCAGGGCCGCGTGGCGGCGGACGGACAGTTCAGCCTGGCCGGCGGGGCCCTCCAGCTCCGCGGTCACCTCGACAGCCTCGCCCAAACCCCGACCTACGCGCTTCGCACGGCCGCCCGGTCGGTGGACCTGAGCGCCCTTGCCGGGCTCGACTCCACACAGGCCCGCCTTCACACAGCGGCCTGGAGGGTCAAGGGCCGGGGCCTCCGCCCGGACAGCCTCCAGGCGTCGACGCGCTTCGCGGCCGACTCTGTTCGCGTCGGCGCCCTGCGCCTCAGCAGCGCACGGATGACGGGCCGCCTCGACCGCGGCCTCTTTCGGGTCGACACCCTCGGGGTGCAGTCCAACGTGGGGGCGGGGCACGGCCAGGGCCCCCTCGCCCTGGCCCCCGGAGCGGGGTCCTCGGACTTTGACCTCAGCGCCCGCGTGACGGATGTTGCTCCCCTCCGCGGCTTGGCCGGCCTGTCCTCGCTAACGCTCCGCACGGGGCGCCTGACGGCCCACGTCTACGGCTCGTCGGAGGCGCAGCGCTTCGACGGCACCGTCGCGGTGGACGGACTCATCTACGACGACCTGCGGCTTAGCGACGCCACGGCCCTGTTCGCCGGGCGGCGCGGCACCACCCAGCTCCTGGATCACCTGACGGTGACGGGGACCGCCGGATACCTCTCGGCCTTCGATTTTACGGCCACCCGGACCCGCATCGATGCCGACTACGACGGCACCGCCGTCAATCTGTCGACGGACGTGCAGCTGGACGCCGAACGCCGCGTGCAGGTTGACGCCGGCATCCGCCCGACGGCCGACTCGACAATCATCGACCTCCAGACACTGACGGCCCGGCTGGGCCCCGATCGGTGGTCCCTGCGCCGCCCCACCTCAGTTGCGATCGGCGACGCGTACCGCGTGGAGGACCTTCTGCTGGAAAGCGGGGCGCAACGCATCGAGGCCAGTGGCGTCGTGGCCCCGACCGGGACGCAGGCGTTCGACGCCGCGTTCGAACAGGTCCGCCTCCGCGGCATCGCGCCGCTGCTGGGGCTGTCCGGCCTCGGCGGGGCGGCAACGGGGCGCCTCCGGCTCACCGGAAAGGCCTCCGCCCCGGTCCTCGACGGCACCCTCGACCTCAACGTGCGGTCCGAAGACCGCAGGGTCGGGACCCTTCAGCTGGACGTGGGCTACGAAGATCTGACTGCGGACCTCGACGCGCGCCTCGCCCATGAGGACGGCAGCGTCCTGACGGTGAACGGCTCGGTCCCCACCGACCTGCGCCTCCAGGCCCCCACCCCCGCCTCGATCTCCGACCGGCCCGTCCAACTAGAAGCCTCGACCGACCAGTTTCCCCTCGACTGGGTGGACCCCTTCTTCGACCCCACGACCGTCCGCTCCATCGCCGGCACCCTCACCGCGGACGCCAGGGTCCAGGGCACCCTCGGCAGCCCGTCGCTCTCAGGATCCGCTTCCGTGACCGACGCCGGCGCCGCCATCCCGGCCCTCAATGCGACCTACGACGGCGGCACGGCACGCCTTGCACTCTCGGGCAACGAGCTGACCCTCGAGCGCGCCCGCCTCCGCACCCCCAATGGCGGCTCGCTGCGGGCCGACGGCACCATCTCGCTCCCGGAGCTCACGGTCGGCGAGTACGACCTTGCGCTGAACGCATCCGAGTTCCTCGCCATCAACACCCCCGCCTACCGCCGGGCCGTGATCGACGGCGACATGACCCTGCGCGGCACCGTCCGCCGGCCGGTGTTGTCGGGCGGCCTGCAGGTGCAGAGCGCAAACGTCTACTACGCCGAGGCCCTTGCCGAGAGCGCCGCCGCCATGGGGGCCGTGGAGCTGACGACACAGGACCAGCTGACCCTCGAAGAGCGGTTCGGCCTTCGCCTGACCGCCGCCGACACGACCACCTTCGACGCCTACGAGGCCCTGGCCCTGGACCTGGCCGTCCAGATCCAGAGCAACACGTGGCTGCGGTCAAGCAGCAATCCGGAGCTGAACGTGCAGTTTACCGGCGACCTGGACGTGCAGAAGGCCGCCCTCGACGACCCACAGGTCTTCGGGACCATCGATGTCGTGGAGCAGCGAAGCACCCTGCGACAGTTCGGGCAGGAATTTCAGATCACGGAGGGCTCCCTCACCTTCAATGGCGATCCGTTCACGCCGTATCTCGACCTGTCGGCGGTGTACGACCAGCGGGCGCAGGGGAGCCAGAGCTCCGAGGTGCGCATTACCCTCTCCCTCTCGGGCCGTCCCGACAACCTCTCCCCCGCCCTCTCGTCGGAGCCCACGATGAGCACACGCAACATCTTCTCCTACCTCGCGACCGGGCGCCCGGCCGACGCGCTCTTCAGCGGCAGCTCGGAGGGCGGAAGCCTGGCCACACAGGTCGCGCTCGGGCAGGCGTCCAACTTTGTCGAAAACCTTGCGGCCAGCGAGCTGGGCCTGGACGTCGTCCGCCTCGACGTTCGCACGGAGGGCACCTCCTACCTCACGGTGGGCCGCTACCTCACGCCACGCTTTTTTGCGTCGATCGAGCAGCCCGTGCTCGCCCCCAGCTCGCAAACGTCCACACAGTCGACGGCCCTCATCCCGGACGTGACCCTCGAATACCAGCTCACCAACTACCTCCAGCTCCGCTCCCGGAGCAACCAGCAGTCCCTGCAGTTCAATTTGCTCTTCGAGTACGCCTACTGA